The genome window GCAGGATTTCAACAGGGCTTACTTCAGCCTGGAGCCATCTTCTCGCCGACTGGGATCGGACCCTGCGCTCATCGGCAAAGCCCGAGACCACGCGCTACAACTACCTCCTTGCCGTGTCCCAGTTTGCCCGCTTTCTCACCGACCATGCGGCCGACCACGACGCCGGGACGGCGGCCCGGGATCCCGCAGAGTCGACGCGTGCGCATATCGAGGAGTTTCAGGCCTGGATGATCGAGACACGCTCGGCCTCAACAGCCTTGAACAAGCACAAGGTGCTGCAGCAGTTCTTCAAGTGGCTCGCCGAGGACGAGCAGGAGATCGAGCGCTCACCCATGGAACGGGTCAAGGCCCCCACCACACCCACCAAGCTGGTGCCGGTCATGGGCGATGAGGACACCAAGAAGATCCTCGACACCTGCCACGGCAAGACGTTCACCGACCTTCGAGACCAGGCGATCATCCGGCTCTACTACGGCACCGGAGCACGACTGGCCGAAGTCGCGAACCTGACCACCGACGACCTCGACATGGCCACCGACTCGGTCGTGTACCTGGGCAAGGGCGGCAAAGACCGGCGTGTGCGGTTCGGACCGAAGACCGCCCGGGCACTGAGTCGCTACCTGCGCGCTCGCTCCCGTCACCGCGGAGCGGACCTGCCGAGCCTCTGGCTGGCCGCACGCGGAGCCCAGCCACTGCAGGCCAACGGCATCAAGATCATGCTGAAAAGACGAGGCAAGCACGCTGGAGTATCCGGCGTTCACGCCCACCGATGGCGTCACCACTACGCCCACGCATGGAAGCTCGCCGGCGGCGACACAGGCGATCTCATGCTCTTGCTCGGCTGGAGCACGGATGCGATGGCCCGCCACTACGGTGCCAGCGCCGCCGCCGAACGCGCCCAAGAAGTCCAACTGCGAATGAGAATCGGGGAAAATGTCTAACGACCGGGGAATGACTCCCTCCCAGCGCAGTCGGCGAGCCCGAGCCGCCGCCCATGCCTCCTGGGCCCACACCACTGACCGCACGGCACGAACCAGCCACGGAACCCGCGCGTTTCTCACTCGCTTCGAGCAACAGGTCGACCCAGAGGGGACGCTCGATCCAGCGGAGCGAGAAAGGCGAGCACGCCACGCCCGCATGGCCTACATGCTCCGCCTCGCCGAACGCTCCGCCAAGGCGAGAAGCAAGAGACGCGCACGCACAGAACGGCAGTAGCCGACGCCCCACTCCGGGGCTCCTCGATCAAAATCAATGCCCTGGAAGCAGGCGGTGCGGTGTACCGGGAGTACACCGC of Saccharopolyspora erythraea contains these proteins:
- a CDS encoding tyrosine-type recombinase/integrase, with the translated sequence MDVSRISTGLTSAWSHLLADWDRTLRSSAKPETTRYNYLLAVSQFARFLTDHAADHDAGTAARDPAESTRAHIEEFQAWMIETRSASTALNKHKVLQQFFKWLAEDEQEIERSPMERVKAPTTPTKLVPVMGDEDTKKILDTCHGKTFTDLRDQAIIRLYYGTGARLAEVANLTTDDLDMATDSVVYLGKGGKDRRVRFGPKTARALSRYLRARSRHRGADLPSLWLAARGAQPLQANGIKIMLKRRGKHAGVSGVHAHRWRHHYAHAWKLAGGDTGDLMLLLGWSTDAMARHYGASAAAERAQEVQLRMRIGENV